Proteins from one Streptomyces sp. NBC_00289 genomic window:
- a CDS encoding GntP family permease, giving the protein MSLPLAAAAPAQTPPHTGGLLLLLDGTAGLLTVAAIGIALLLFLIIKVRLQPFVALLAVSIAVGLMAGLSVTELFGTVQRSDAVSTIETGMGGILGHVAIIIGLGTMLGAILEVSGGAEVLASRLLNLFGEKRAPLAMGLTGLIFGIPVFFDVGIFVLAPIVYAAAKRSGKSILLYCLPLLAGLSMTHAFLPPHPGPVAAAGLLHVELGWVILMGVVCGIPAVLAAWVYAAWIGRRLFVAVPQDMVEAAAEAKQAVIDEQRASGVEPREKPVPLGMVLGIIGTPLVLILAATFSSIALDPSTGRSVIEFFGHPFVALTIALVLAYYLLGIRRGWSRRSLETVSTASLKPVGNILLVVGAGGIFGAVLKASGVAQALSDTFNDVGLPVIVLSYLISLVLRVAQGSATVAIVTTAGIVAPLLAEGDHSQAFVALVIMAISAGSIFASHVNDGGFWMVAKYFGISERDTLKTWTVLESVLSVGGFVMAAVLSLFV; this is encoded by the coding sequence ATGTCCCTTCCACTCGCCGCGGCCGCCCCCGCGCAAACGCCACCCCACACCGGAGGACTGCTCCTCCTGCTCGACGGTACGGCCGGACTGCTGACCGTCGCCGCGATAGGCATAGCGCTCCTCCTCTTCCTGATCATCAAGGTGAGACTCCAGCCGTTCGTCGCGCTGCTCGCGGTCTCCATAGCCGTCGGCCTGATGGCCGGACTGTCCGTCACCGAACTCTTCGGCACGGTCCAGCGCTCGGACGCCGTCTCCACCATCGAGACCGGCATGGGCGGCATCCTCGGCCATGTCGCGATCATCATCGGCCTGGGCACCATGCTCGGCGCGATCCTCGAAGTCAGCGGCGGCGCCGAGGTGTTGGCGTCCCGGCTGCTCAACCTCTTCGGCGAGAAGCGCGCCCCGCTCGCCATGGGCCTCACCGGCCTCATCTTCGGCATCCCGGTCTTCTTCGACGTCGGCATCTTCGTCCTCGCGCCGATCGTGTACGCGGCCGCCAAGCGCTCCGGCAAGTCGATCCTGCTGTACTGCCTGCCGCTGCTCGCCGGCCTGTCGATGACCCACGCCTTCCTGCCGCCGCACCCCGGCCCGGTGGCAGCCGCCGGACTCCTGCACGTCGAACTCGGCTGGGTCATCCTCATGGGCGTCGTCTGCGGCATCCCAGCGGTGCTGGCCGCCTGGGTGTACGCGGCCTGGATCGGCCGGCGCCTCTTCGTCGCCGTACCGCAGGACATGGTCGAGGCGGCCGCCGAGGCCAAGCAGGCCGTCATCGACGAGCAGCGCGCCTCGGGCGTCGAGCCCCGGGAGAAGCCGGTACCGCTCGGCATGGTGCTCGGCATCATCGGTACGCCGCTGGTCCTGATCCTCGCGGCCACCTTCTCCTCGATCGCCCTCGACCCCTCCACCGGCCGCTCGGTGATCGAGTTCTTCGGCCACCCGTTCGTGGCCCTGACCATCGCCCTGGTGCTCGCCTACTACCTGCTGGGCATCCGCCGCGGCTGGTCGCGCAGGTCGCTGGAGACCGTCTCGACCGCCTCCCTCAAGCCGGTCGGCAACATCCTGCTGGTGGTCGGCGCGGGCGGGATCTTCGGCGCCGTCCTCAAGGCGAGCGGGGTCGCCCAGGCACTGTCCGACACCTTCAACGACGTCGGTCTGCCGGTGATCGTCCTGTCCTACCTGATCTCCCTGGTGCTGCGGGTCGCCCAGGGCTCGGCGACCGTCGCGATCGTCACGACGGCCGGCATCGTGGCGCCCCTGCTCGCCGAGGGAGACCACTCCCAGGCCTTCGTGGCCCTCGTCATCATGGCCATCTCGGCCGGCTCGATCTTCGCCTCGCACGTCAACGACGGCGGCTTCTGGATGGTCGCCAAGTACTTCGGCATCAGCGAGCGGGACACCCTCAAGACGTGGACCGTGCTGGAGAGCGTGCTGTCGGTCGGGGGGTTCGTGATGGCGGCCGTGTTGAGCCTGTTCGTGTAG
- a CDS encoding RidA family protein produces MTEKTALTPSTHTTPPAKFSHGVRKGNILQVAGQVGFLPAEAGRPPTPAGPALREQTLQTLANVKAILEEGGASWDDVMMIRVYLTDVDHFAEMNDLYNTYFEEQGLTQPPAARTTVYVGLPAGLLIEIDALAVLG; encoded by the coding sequence ATGACCGAGAAGACCGCCCTCACCCCCAGCACCCACACCACCCCGCCCGCGAAGTTCTCGCACGGCGTGAGGAAGGGCAACATCCTCCAGGTCGCCGGTCAGGTCGGCTTCCTCCCCGCCGAGGCGGGCAGGCCGCCGACGCCCGCAGGCCCGGCCCTGCGCGAGCAGACCCTCCAGACCCTCGCCAACGTCAAGGCGATCCTCGAAGAGGGCGGCGCGAGCTGGGACGACGTGATGATGATCCGCGTCTACCTGACCGACGTGGACCACTTCGCCGAGATGAACGACCTCTACAACACGTACTTCGAGGAGCAGGGCCTCACCCAGCCGCCCGCCGCGCGCACGACGGTCTACGTCGGCCTGCCCGCGGGGCTCCTCATCGAGATCGACGCGCTCGCCGTCCTCGGCTGA
- a CDS encoding IclR family transcriptional regulator: MSQTVDRALSILPLLAEGPADLGQVADRLGVHKSTALRLLRTLHEHGLVYRQSDQRYRLGARLIALAQEAMENLDIREIAHPHLVRVNEQCGHTVHLAVLEENEVLYIDKVESRYPVRMYSRIGKPVAITVAAVAKLLLADLPEAERRLRTEKLEYPLYTARSTPNAPAFLRELEKVREQGWATDLGGHEESINCVAAPIRGADGRVTAAMSVSAPNVVVTADELLTLLPLVRRTADAISGEYSGRTPVSAPDRDTPDRNPPDRDTV, from the coding sequence ATGAGTCAGACCGTCGACCGCGCGCTCAGCATCCTGCCGCTGCTCGCCGAGGGTCCCGCCGATCTCGGGCAGGTCGCCGACCGCCTCGGCGTCCACAAGTCCACGGCCCTGCGCCTGCTGCGCACGCTCCACGAGCACGGCCTCGTCTACCGCCAGTCCGACCAGCGCTACCGCCTCGGCGCCCGCCTCATCGCGCTCGCCCAGGAGGCGATGGAGAACCTCGACATCCGCGAGATCGCCCACCCGCACCTCGTCCGCGTCAACGAGCAGTGCGGCCACACCGTGCACCTCGCCGTCCTGGAGGAGAACGAGGTCCTCTACATCGACAAGGTCGAGAGCCGCTATCCCGTGCGCATGTACTCGCGGATCGGGAAGCCGGTGGCGATCACCGTCGCGGCCGTCGCGAAGCTGCTCCTCGCGGACCTGCCCGAAGCCGAGCGCCGCCTCCGCACGGAGAAGCTCGAATACCCGCTGTACACGGCCCGTTCGACACCCAACGCCCCCGCTTTTCTGCGGGAGTTGGAGAAGGTGCGCGAACAGGGCTGGGCCACCGACCTCGGCGGCCACGAGGAGTCCATCAACTGTGTCGCGGCGCCGATCCGCGGCGCCGACGGCCGGGTCACCGCCGCGATGTCGGTCTCGGCGCCCAACGTCGTCGTCACCGCCGACGAACTCCTCACCCTGCTCCCGCTGGTGCGCCGGACCGCCGACGCCATCAGCGGCGAGTACTCCGGCAGGACCCCCGTATCAGCCCCGGACCGCGACACCCCCGACAGAAACCCCCCAGACAGGGACACCGTATGA
- a CDS encoding sugar kinase, whose translation MTADGPRNAPDVVDVVALGESMVTFLPSRPGRLADVPSFERAIGGAESNVACVLAAAGHSARWVSRVGADGFGDHLVETIGAYGVDVASVPRDASRPTGVYFRTAGDRATDAHEVAYYRAGSAASAMTVGNVDMAAARAGRVLHLSGITAALSADCADLMRELTAPRPGRPLVSFDVNHRPGLWQDGSGPQLLLDLARGADLVFVGEDEARDVWALEGADAVRAAFPDPEVLVVKQGGRGATVFDRGDVIHVPAPHVDVVAAVGAGDAFAAGFLSATLRGLPARDRLRHGHLTAAAALTVPGDLAAPPARDHADRLVALDDTAWGRLRLGPGWTQAPGRADQEVRTP comes from the coding sequence GTGACCGCCGACGGACCCCGCAACGCCCCCGACGTCGTGGACGTCGTCGCGCTCGGCGAGTCCATGGTCACCTTCCTGCCCTCCCGCCCGGGCCGCCTCGCCGACGTCCCCTCCTTCGAGCGTGCCATCGGCGGCGCCGAGTCCAACGTGGCCTGCGTACTGGCCGCGGCGGGACACTCGGCGCGCTGGGTGAGCCGGGTGGGCGCCGACGGGTTCGGCGACCACCTGGTCGAGACGATCGGGGCGTACGGCGTCGACGTCGCCTCCGTGCCGCGCGACGCGTCGCGCCCGACCGGCGTCTACTTCCGTACCGCGGGGGACCGGGCCACCGACGCCCACGAGGTGGCCTACTACCGGGCCGGGTCGGCGGCCTCCGCGATGACGGTCGGGAACGTCGACATGGCGGCGGCGCGGGCCGGACGGGTGCTGCACCTGTCGGGCATCACGGCGGCGCTCTCCGCGGACTGCGCCGACCTCATGCGCGAACTGACCGCACCCCGCCCCGGCCGCCCGCTCGTCTCCTTCGACGTCAACCACCGGCCCGGACTGTGGCAGGACGGGAGCGGGCCGCAGCTGCTGCTGGACCTGGCGCGCGGCGCCGACCTGGTGTTCGTGGGGGAGGACGAGGCACGGGACGTGTGGGCGCTGGAGGGCGCCGACGCCGTCCGGGCCGCGTTCCCCGACCCCGAGGTGCTCGTTGTCAAGCAGGGCGGACGCGGCGCGACCGTCTTCGACCGGGGCGACGTCATCCACGTTCCCGCTCCGCACGTCGACGTCGTCGCCGCCGTCGGCGCCGGTGACGCCTTCGCGGCCGGTTTCCTCTCCGCCACCCTGCGCGGACTGCCCGCCCGCGACCGCCTCCGGCACGGCCACCTCACGGCCGCGGCCGCCCTCACCGTCCCCGGTGACCTCGCCGCACCCCCCGCCCGCGACCACGCCGACCGCCTGGTCGCCCTGGACGACACCGCGTGGGGGAGACTTCGACTCGGTCCCGGCTGGACACAGGCACCGGGCCGGGCCGATCAGGAGGTACGCACGCCATGA
- a CDS encoding amino acid deaminase, with amino-acid sequence MARDTGTEALARLADERVDHRFKGLPPDADGLTVGELAAQRRNLFTGGFTTPVLALSAERLEHNLALMETYAARHGLAFAPHGKTSMAPQLFRRQIERGAWGITLAVPHQVRVARAFGVRRVFLANELVDPAALRWISAELDADPGFRFVCYVDSARGVELMDAVLRGATRPLDVVVELAAGEGARTGVRSEAECAAVADAVAATGTLRLVGVAGYEGEVPQADPERVHTWLRRLVALAAEFDKAGRFTGLEEIVVSAGGSAWFDAVADVFAEIPELSVPVLKLLRSGAYVSHDDGHYRRLTPFTRVPEEGALEPAFRLWAQVVSRPSADQAFVNAGKRDAAHDLDLPFAQAVRRDGTERPATGISVTGLSDQHAWLRTGPEADLEVGDWLGMGLSHPCTSFDKWQLIPVAEADGTVVDYVRTFF; translated from the coding sequence ATGGCCCGCGACACCGGCACCGAAGCCCTCGCGCGTCTCGCCGATGAACGCGTCGACCACCGTTTCAAGGGTCTCCCGCCGGACGCCGACGGCCTGACCGTCGGCGAGCTGGCCGCCCAGCGGCGCAACCTGTTCACCGGCGGTTTCACGACCCCCGTCCTCGCGTTGTCCGCCGAGCGCCTGGAGCACAACCTGGCGCTGATGGAGACGTACGCGGCCCGGCACGGCCTCGCCTTCGCGCCGCACGGCAAAACCTCCATGGCCCCGCAGCTGTTCCGGCGCCAGATCGAGCGGGGCGCCTGGGGCATCACGCTCGCGGTGCCGCACCAGGTCCGGGTGGCACGGGCGTTCGGCGTCCGGCGCGTGTTCCTGGCCAACGAACTCGTGGACCCGGCGGCCCTGCGCTGGATCTCCGCCGAGCTCGACGCCGACCCCGGCTTCCGGTTCGTCTGCTACGTCGACTCGGCGCGCGGGGTGGAGCTGATGGACGCGGTCCTGCGCGGCGCCACGCGCCCGCTGGACGTGGTGGTCGAGCTCGCCGCCGGGGAGGGCGCCCGCACCGGGGTCCGCAGCGAGGCGGAGTGCGCGGCGGTCGCGGACGCGGTCGCCGCCACCGGCACCCTGCGCCTGGTCGGCGTGGCGGGCTACGAGGGCGAGGTCCCGCAGGCGGACCCGGAGCGCGTGCACACCTGGCTGCGGCGGCTCGTCGCGCTGGCCGCCGAGTTCGACAAGGCGGGGCGCTTCACGGGCCTGGAGGAGATCGTGGTGAGCGCGGGCGGCAGCGCCTGGTTCGACGCGGTGGCCGACGTGTTCGCCGAGATTCCCGAACTCTCCGTGCCCGTACTGAAGTTGCTGCGTTCGGGCGCCTACGTCTCGCACGACGACGGCCACTACCGCAGGCTCACCCCCTTCACCCGCGTCCCCGAGGAGGGCGCCCTGGAGCCGGCCTTCCGGCTCTGGGCGCAGGTGGTGTCCCGGCCGTCCGCCGACCAGGCCTTCGTGAACGCGGGCAAGCGGGACGCGGCCCACGACCTGGACCTGCCCTTCGCCCAGGCGGTCCGCCGGGACGGCACCGAGCGCCCGGCCACCGGCATCTCGGTGACCGGTCTGTCCGACCAGCACGCCTGGCTGCGAACGGGCCCCGAGGCAGACCTCGAGGTCGGCGACTGGCTCGGCATGGGCCTGTCCCATCCCTGCACGTCCTTCGACAAGTGGCAGCTGATCCCGGTGGCCGAGGCGGACGGCACGGTCGTCGACTACGTCCGCACGTTCTTCTAG
- a CDS encoding amidohydrolase family protein, translating into MEELVIRDADVVDGSGAPSYRADVVVDGGRIVGIVQEAAAAGCQRPTARRELDAEGLVLAPGFVDMHAHSDLALLRDPDHSAKAAQGVTLEVLGQDGLSYAPVDDRTLAEVRRAITGWNGYGDDIDFDWRSVGEYLDRLDSGFEGRGIAVNAAYLVPQGTVRALALGWEDRPATPRELDRMRQLVAEGLEQGAVGLSSGLTYTPGMYAEDAELTELCRVVARYGGYYCPHHRSYGAGALEAYEEMVDLARAAGCPLHLAHATMNFGVNKGRAPELLSLLDRALAAGADISLDTYPYTPGCTTLVALLPSWASEGGPAEILRRLADEESAERVRHDLEVVGADGCHGVPVEWDTIEISGVTDPALGEFVGRTVLESARLRGEAPWQTARHLLVEDRLGPTILQHVGHEENVRAIMRHPVHTGGSDGILQGAKPHPRAYGTFPRYLGHYVRELGLLSLEECVAHLTSRPAARLRLPDRGLVREGYKADLVLFDPATVAAGSTFENPRVPPTGIPHVLVDGRFVIEDGRRTDVLAGRAVRRTP; encoded by the coding sequence GTGGAAGAGCTCGTCATCCGGGACGCGGACGTCGTGGACGGCTCCGGAGCCCCGTCCTACCGCGCCGACGTGGTCGTCGACGGCGGCCGGATCGTCGGCATCGTCCAGGAGGCCGCGGCGGCCGGCTGCCAGCGCCCCACAGCGCGCCGGGAGCTGGACGCGGAGGGCCTCGTCCTGGCCCCCGGCTTCGTCGACATGCACGCCCACAGCGACCTGGCCCTGCTGCGCGACCCGGACCACAGCGCGAAGGCGGCACAGGGCGTCACGCTCGAGGTGCTCGGCCAGGACGGGCTGTCGTACGCCCCGGTCGACGACCGTACGCTCGCCGAGGTGCGCCGGGCGATCACCGGCTGGAACGGGTACGGCGACGACATCGACTTCGACTGGCGTTCGGTGGGCGAGTACCTGGACCGGCTGGACTCCGGTTTCGAGGGCCGGGGCATCGCGGTGAACGCCGCCTACCTCGTCCCCCAGGGCACGGTCCGCGCGCTCGCCCTCGGCTGGGAGGACCGCCCGGCCACGCCCCGGGAACTGGACCGGATGCGGCAGCTGGTCGCCGAGGGGCTGGAGCAGGGCGCGGTGGGCCTGTCCTCGGGGCTGACCTACACACCCGGCATGTACGCCGAGGACGCCGAACTCACCGAGCTGTGCCGGGTTGTCGCGCGGTACGGCGGCTACTACTGCCCCCACCACCGCTCCTACGGTGCCGGGGCGCTGGAGGCGTACGAGGAGATGGTGGACCTGGCCCGGGCGGCCGGCTGCCCGCTGCACCTCGCCCACGCCACCATGAACTTCGGCGTGAACAAGGGCCGGGCACCCGAGCTGCTGTCGCTGCTGGACCGGGCACTGGCGGCCGGGGCCGACATCAGCCTCGACACCTACCCCTACACCCCCGGCTGCACCACGCTGGTGGCCCTGCTGCCGAGCTGGGCGAGCGAGGGCGGCCCCGCGGAGATCCTGCGCCGGCTCGCCGACGAGGAGAGCGCCGAGCGCGTCCGGCACGACCTGGAGGTCGTCGGCGCCGACGGCTGTCACGGTGTGCCCGTCGAGTGGGACACGATCGAGATCTCGGGTGTGACGGACCCCGCCCTCGGGGAGTTCGTCGGCCGTACGGTCCTGGAGTCGGCCCGGCTGCGCGGCGAGGCCCCCTGGCAGACCGCCCGTCACCTGCTGGTCGAGGACCGGCTCGGTCCGACGATCCTCCAGCACGTGGGCCACGAGGAGAACGTGCGGGCGATCATGCGGCACCCCGTCCACACCGGCGGCTCCGACGGCATCCTCCAGGGCGCCAAGCCGCACCCGCGCGCGTACGGGACCTTCCCGCGCTACCTCGGCCACTACGTGCGGGAGTTGGGCCTGCTCTCCCTGGAGGAGTGCGTCGCCCACCTCACCTCGCGCCCCGCGGCCCGGCTGCGACTGCCGGACCGCGGGCTGGTCCGCGAGGGCTACAAGGCGGACCTCGTGCTGTTCGACCCGGCCACGGTGGCGGCGGGCTCGACCTTCGAGAACCCACGGGTGCCGCCCACGGGCATCCCGCACGTCCTGGTCGACGGCCGTTTCGTCATCGAGGACGGCCGTCGGACGGACGTACTGGCGGGACGCGCGGTGCGGAGGACTCCGTGA
- a CDS encoding serine protease, with product MRKPLVAALFALVIAGAGAAPAVAAPAPTAPAAQADTKAASPTLQAVNFAGTVSLSNCSGSVIRFPNSADTAPALVLSNGHCLETGFPEPGEVIVGQSSTRTFGLLNSAATRVGTLRANKVVYSTMTDTDVTIYQLNTTYAAIRSTYGISALTVQDTHPTAGTAITVASGYWKRLYSCNVDGFAYRLKEGDWTWKDSLRYTSACQTIGGTSGSPVIDNATGKVVAVNNTGNEDGETCTENNPCEVDAGGNVTVREGINYAQETYQIPACFTTANVLNLNAAGCVLPKP from the coding sequence ATGAGAAAGCCTCTCGTCGCCGCACTCTTCGCCCTGGTGATCGCCGGGGCGGGCGCGGCACCCGCGGTCGCGGCACCCGCGCCCACCGCGCCCGCGGCCCAGGCGGACACCAAGGCCGCGTCGCCGACGCTCCAGGCCGTCAACTTCGCCGGCACCGTCTCGCTCAGCAACTGCTCGGGCTCCGTCATCCGCTTCCCCAACTCCGCGGACACCGCCCCGGCGCTCGTCCTCAGCAACGGCCACTGCCTGGAGACGGGCTTCCCCGAGCCCGGCGAGGTGATCGTCGGCCAGTCCTCCACCCGTACCTTCGGCCTGCTGAACTCCGCGGCCACCCGGGTCGGCACGCTGCGCGCCAACAAGGTCGTCTACTCGACGATGACCGACACGGACGTGACGATCTACCAGCTCAACACCACCTACGCGGCGATCAGAAGCACGTACGGCATCAGCGCGCTCACCGTGCAGGACACGCACCCGACCGCCGGCACCGCCATCACCGTCGCCTCCGGCTACTGGAAGCGGCTCTACAGCTGCAACGTCGACGGGTTCGCGTACCGCCTCAAGGAGGGCGACTGGACCTGGAAGGACTCCCTCCGCTACACCTCCGCCTGCCAGACCATCGGCGGCACCTCCGGCTCGCCGGTCATCGACAACGCCACCGGCAAGGTCGTCGCCGTCAACAACACGGGCAACGAGGACGGCGAGACCTGCACCGAGAACAACCCCTGCGAGGTCGACGCCGGCGGCAACGTGACCGTCCGCGAGGGCATCAACTACGCCCAGGAGACCTACCAGATCCCGGCCTGCTTCACGACCGCCAACGTCCTCAACCTGAACGCGGCCGGCTGCGTCCTGCCCAAGCCGTGA
- a CDS encoding pyridoxal phosphate-dependent aminotransferase, which yields MQVIQSTKLANVCYEIRGPVLEEAMRLEAAGHRILKLNTGNPAAFGFECPPEILEDILRNVSSAHGYGDAKGLLAARRAVVMHNQTLGIETDVEHVFVGNGVSELIVMAMQGLLDDGDEVLVPAPDYPLWTAAVSLSGGTAVHYRCDEQSDWMPDLADVERKVTDRTKAIVIINPNNPTGAVYDEAMLRGLTDIARRHNLLVCSDEIYDKILYDDATHTPTAKVAPDLLTLTFNGMSKAYRVAGYRVGWMAISGPRAHADSYIEGLTILANMRLCANMPGQHGVVAALSGRQTIQDLVLPGGRLREQRDVAHELLTQIPGVTCVKPKGALYLFPRLDPQVFKVKDDRRMVLDLLRQEKIMVVQGTGFNWPEPDHFRVVTLPTVGDLRDAVTRIGNFLDGYAQP from the coding sequence ATGCAGGTGATCCAGTCGACCAAGCTCGCCAACGTCTGTTACGAGATCCGGGGCCCGGTGCTCGAGGAGGCGATGCGGCTCGAGGCGGCCGGGCATCGGATCCTCAAGCTGAACACCGGCAACCCGGCGGCGTTCGGCTTCGAGTGCCCGCCCGAGATCCTGGAGGACATCCTCCGCAACGTGTCGTCGGCGCACGGCTACGGCGACGCGAAGGGCCTGCTGGCGGCACGCCGGGCCGTGGTGATGCACAACCAGACCCTCGGCATCGAGACGGACGTCGAGCACGTCTTCGTCGGCAACGGCGTCTCTGAGCTGATCGTGATGGCGATGCAGGGCCTGCTGGACGACGGCGACGAGGTCCTCGTACCGGCGCCCGACTACCCGCTGTGGACCGCCGCCGTGTCCCTGTCCGGCGGTACGGCCGTCCACTACCGCTGCGACGAGCAGTCCGACTGGATGCCCGACCTCGCCGACGTCGAGCGGAAGGTCACCGACCGCACCAAGGCGATCGTCATCATCAACCCCAACAACCCGACGGGCGCGGTGTACGACGAGGCGATGCTCCGGGGTCTGACCGACATCGCGCGCCGGCACAACCTGCTGGTCTGCTCGGACGAGATCTACGACAAGATCCTGTACGACGACGCCACGCACACCCCGACCGCCAAGGTCGCCCCGGACCTGCTCACCCTCACCTTCAACGGCATGTCGAAGGCGTACCGGGTGGCCGGCTACCGGGTGGGCTGGATGGCGATCTCCGGACCGCGCGCGCACGCCGACTCCTACATCGAGGGTCTGACGATCCTGGCGAACATGCGCCTGTGCGCGAACATGCCGGGACAGCACGGGGTCGTCGCCGCGCTGAGCGGCCGGCAGACCATCCAGGACCTGGTCCTGCCGGGCGGACGGCTGCGGGAGCAGCGGGACGTGGCACACGAACTGCTGACCCAGATCCCCGGGGTGACCTGCGTGAAGCCGAAGGGGGCGCTGTACCTCTTCCCGCGCCTGGACCCCCAGGTCTTCAAGGTCAAGGACGACCGCCGGATGGTCCTTGACCTGCTGCGGCAGGAGAAGATCATGGTGGTCCAGGGCACCGGCTTCAACTGGCCGGAACCCGACCACTTCCGGGTGGTGACCCTGCCGACGGTCGGGGACCTGCGGGACGCGGTGACCCGGATCGGGAACTTCCTGGACGGCTACGCCCAGCCCTGA
- a CDS encoding substrate-binding domain-containing protein gives MRRIAGIVLAVLLVGGVVAAVVAGRSNEDKGTATKTVHMVIGSEKADFFADPDVVKALAAKGYTVKAETSGSWAMEGLDLEGYDLAFPSSQAPAAELAARYKVRGALPRPFYSPLVVVARRGAAEVLAGNGLATLDAAHRGTLRMSAHLDAARHDRTWQQLKGAEKYGELTGTLYISSTDPETSNSGALYLAAASYVAGAGRVVASEADVDRAAPLMRKLVSVQGAQQSSTDAAFRDFVSGAGNPLVLVYESQVTTLLREQHNPGDLVVLYPDTTVNSDHTVVPLTDNGRALAELLGTDPALRELAVRHGFRPQDDVAEFAAANASRTGYLKQELTGVRQAPVPTSKVLHELARRARGQGGNTA, from the coding sequence GTGAGACGAATCGCAGGAATCGTCCTCGCGGTACTGCTGGTCGGTGGCGTGGTGGCCGCCGTCGTCGCGGGCCGCAGCAACGAGGACAAGGGCACGGCAACGAAGACCGTGCACATGGTGATCGGATCGGAGAAGGCGGATTTCTTCGCCGACCCCGACGTGGTGAAGGCCCTCGCCGCCAAGGGCTACACCGTCAAGGCCGAGACCTCCGGGTCCTGGGCCATGGAGGGGCTGGACCTCGAGGGATACGACCTCGCCTTCCCGTCGAGCCAGGCGCCCGCCGCCGAACTCGCCGCGCGGTACAAGGTCCGAGGCGCCCTGCCCCGCCCCTTCTACTCGCCGCTCGTCGTCGTCGCCCGGCGCGGGGCCGCCGAAGTGCTCGCGGGCAACGGCCTGGCCACGCTCGACGCCGCCCACCGCGGCACGCTCAGGATGTCCGCCCACCTCGACGCGGCCCGCCACGACCGGACCTGGCAGCAGCTCAAGGGGGCAGAAAAGTACGGGGAGTTGACCGGCACCCTCTACATCTCCAGCACCGACCCGGAGACCTCCAACTCCGGTGCCCTCTACCTCGCCGCCGCCTCCTACGTGGCGGGCGCCGGCCGGGTGGTCGCGAGCGAGGCCGACGTCGACCGCGCCGCGCCCCTGATGCGCAAGCTGGTCAGCGTCCAGGGGGCCCAGCAGTCCAGCACGGACGCGGCCTTCCGGGACTTCGTCAGCGGCGCCGGCAACCCGCTCGTCCTCGTCTACGAGTCGCAGGTGACCACCCTGCTCCGGGAGCAGCACAACCCCGGCGACCTGGTGGTCCTCTACCCGGACACCACGGTCAACAGCGACCACACCGTCGTCCCGCTCACCGACAACGGCCGCGCACTGGCCGAACTCCTCGGCACGGACCCGGCGTTGCGCGAGCTGGCGGTCCGGCACGGCTTCCGGCCGCAGGACGACGTCGCCGAGTTCGCCGCGGCCAACGCGAGCCGGACCGGCTATCTCAAGCAGGAACTGACCGGCGTCCGCCAGGCGCCCGTGCCCACCTCCAAGGTGCTGCACGAGCTGGCGCGACGGGCGCGCGGACAAGGGGGAAACACCGCATGA